From Chryseobacterium shandongense, the proteins below share one genomic window:
- a CDS encoding phosphatidylinositol-specific phospholipase C1-like protein, with protein sequence MKKAVLAGLYVLSLNLFQSQSRNLNDLKINEVQVIGSHNSYKKAILPEVYNYLSQKDSLNFLPRIQYEHIPIPQQLDLGLRNLEIDVYADSKGGKYAHPKILDLVKTSQPFDPSGKMKKPGYKMIHITDIDYQTQYYTLEDCLKDLKKWSDAHPDHNPVFITLEPKDGKANQFGTEPEHYTPELFNDLDNELKKYLGKNKIITPDDIRGSYKTLNEAVLHKNWPKVKDAKGKFLFVLDNNSENRDLYMKDHPSLKGRMIFTNSEPGTPESAVLFRNDPNPEIAELVKQGYIIRTRADADTMEAREEDYSRFEKAKESGAQVITTDYYQPSKLFKSSYKISFDNNSYERKNPVNTN encoded by the coding sequence ATGAAAAAGGCAGTTTTAGCAGGATTATATGTGTTATCATTAAATCTATTCCAGTCACAATCAAGAAATCTTAATGATTTAAAAATAAATGAAGTTCAGGTAATCGGTTCGCATAATTCTTATAAAAAGGCGATTTTGCCGGAGGTTTACAACTATTTATCGCAAAAGGACTCATTGAATTTCCTACCGAGAATACAGTATGAACATATTCCTATTCCGCAACAGCTTGATCTTGGCTTGAGAAATCTCGAAATAGACGTTTACGCAGACAGCAAAGGTGGAAAATATGCGCATCCTAAAATTTTAGATCTGGTAAAAACATCTCAGCCTTTCGATCCTTCAGGTAAAATGAAAAAGCCCGGCTATAAAATGATTCATATTACGGATATTGATTATCAAACGCAATATTATACGCTGGAGGACTGCCTGAAAGACCTAAAAAAATGGTCAGATGCGCATCCTGATCATAATCCGGTTTTCATCACCCTGGAACCGAAAGACGGAAAAGCCAACCAGTTTGGTACAGAACCGGAGCATTATACTCCTGAACTTTTTAACGATCTGGATAATGAATTGAAAAAATATTTAGGAAAAAATAAAATCATTACACCGGATGATATCCGTGGTTCATATAAAACCTTAAATGAAGCGGTTTTACATAAAAACTGGCCGAAGGTGAAAGATGCGAAGGGCAAATTTCTGTTTGTACTTGATAACAATAGCGAAAACAGGGATCTCTATATGAAAGATCATCCTTCACTAAAAGGTAGAATGATTTTTACCAATTCCGAACCCGGAACTCCTGAATCTGCGGTGTTGTTTAGAAATGATCCCAATCCCGAAATTGCAGAGTTGGTAAAGCAAGGTTATATCATCAGAACCCGGGCAGATGCAGATACGATGGAAGCCCGTGAAGAAGATTATTCAAGATTTGAAAAGGCTAAGGAAAGCGGCGCACAGGTTATTACAACAGATTATTATCAGCCAAGCAAACTGTTTAAATCCAGCTATAAAATCAGTTTTGACAATAATTCTTATGAAAGAAAAAATCCCGTAAACACAAATTAG
- a CDS encoding GNAT family N-acetyltransferase has translation MSNIIWKIKTFEEFTVPELYNVLKARINIFVVEQNCPYPDLDDYDQKAVHIWAEQDGEVLANCRIFDKGIKYPEASIGRVLTTEKARGKNLGKQLIAYAMETIEARFRTDEIRISAQDYLLKFYGEFGFEDTGKKYLEDDIPHTEMLYRKKQKRLS, from the coding sequence ATGAGTAATATTATCTGGAAAATCAAAACTTTTGAAGAATTTACCGTTCCGGAATTGTACAATGTACTCAAAGCAAGAATCAATATTTTTGTGGTAGAACAGAATTGTCCTTATCCTGATCTGGATGATTATGATCAGAAAGCGGTTCACATTTGGGCGGAACAAGATGGTGAAGTCCTTGCCAACTGCAGGATTTTTGATAAAGGCATAAAATATCCTGAAGCCTCGATCGGGAGAGTACTGACCACTGAAAAAGCAAGAGGTAAAAATCTTGGAAAACAGCTGATAGCTTATGCAATGGAGACCATTGAAGCGCGTTTTCGTACGGATGAAATAAGAATTTCCGCGCAGGACTATTTGTTGAAATTCTATGGAGAATTCGGTTTTGAGGATACCGGTAAGAAATACCTGGAAGATGATATTCCGCATACGGAAATGCTTTACCGAAAAAAACAGAAAAGGCTTTCATAG
- the yihA gene encoding ribosome biogenesis GTP-binding protein YihA/YsxC, translating into MVIKTATFVKSSGKWQDCPEPNIPEYAFIGRSNVGKSSLINAMMNHKDLAKTSQTPGKTQLINHFLVNESWYLTDLPGYGYAKVSKSIRKDFEKLITNYILNRKNLVNLFVLVDSRHKPQTIDMEFIQWCGESGVPFSIVFTKVDKLKPNAAIKNVEDYKAELHKTWEDLPEIYVTSAEKKEGCDEILDFIQKTNEFLANNNVSFDE; encoded by the coding sequence ATGGTTATTAAAACAGCAACATTCGTAAAGAGTAGTGGTAAGTGGCAGGACTGCCCGGAACCCAATATTCCGGAATATGCGTTTATAGGAAGATCCAACGTGGGAAAATCTTCATTGATCAACGCCATGATGAACCACAAGGATCTGGCTAAAACTTCGCAGACACCCGGAAAGACACAGCTTATAAATCATTTTCTGGTTAATGAAAGCTGGTATCTTACGGATTTGCCGGGCTATGGTTATGCAAAAGTTTCCAAGTCGATCAGAAAAGATTTTGAAAAGCTTATTACCAATTATATCCTTAACAGAAAGAATCTCGTTAATCTTTTTGTTCTGGTAGATTCTCGTCATAAGCCACAAACCATCGATATGGAGTTCATCCAGTGGTGCGGTGAAAGCGGTGTGCCTTTTTCCATTGTTTTTACTAAAGTGGATAAGCTGAAACCGAACGCAGCTATAAAAAATGTTGAAGATTATAAAGCCGAGCTTCACAAAACATGGGAAGATCTTCCTGAGATCTACGTAACCTCGGCGGAGAAAAAAGAAGGCTGTGATGAAATTCTCGATTTTATACAAAAAACCAACGAGTTTCTGGCTAATAATAATGTAAGTTTCGATGAGTAA
- a CDS encoding alpha/beta fold hydrolase produces MIFSTKKEKKYTFIEAGEGHPLVLLHGLMGGLSNFDKMVDFFSNRGFKVYVPQLPIYDLPVLNTNLTTIAKYIAKFIETHVEAPATIVGNSMGGHIGLILTLARPDLIKNLVLTGSSGLYERTFGDSFPRKNDRSYIRKKTEEVFFNPAIATEDLVDEVFSVVNDRMKGIKTVMLARSAIKHNMLHDLPKILTPTCLIWGKQDNVTPPEVAEDMHKFIPNSDLFWIDECGHAAMMEKPDEFNEILYSWLKNKV; encoded by the coding sequence ATGATATTTAGTACAAAAAAAGAAAAGAAATATACCTTCATTGAGGCGGGAGAAGGACATCCATTGGTGCTGTTGCACGGTTTAATGGGTGGGTTGAGCAATTTCGATAAGATGGTTGATTTTTTTTCAAACAGGGGATTCAAGGTATATGTTCCCCAGTTGCCAATCTACGATTTGCCGGTACTTAATACTAACCTTACAACCATCGCCAAATATATCGCCAAGTTTATAGAAACTCATGTAGAGGCACCCGCAACCATTGTTGGAAATTCTATGGGAGGGCATATCGGGCTAATTTTAACACTGGCAAGACCGGATCTGATTAAAAATCTGGTTCTTACAGGAAGCTCCGGTTTATATGAAAGAACTTTCGGGGATAGCTTTCCGAGAAAAAATGACCGTTCTTATATAAGAAAAAAAACAGAGGAGGTCTTTTTTAACCCGGCCATTGCGACAGAAGACCTTGTAGATGAGGTTTTTTCGGTTGTTAATGACAGAATGAAAGGTATTAAAACCGTAATGTTGGCGAGAAGTGCCATCAAGCACAATATGCTTCATGATCTTCCTAAAATCTTAACACCAACATGTCTGATATGGGGAAAACAAGATAATGTAACTCCTCCCGAAGTGGCGGAAGATATGCATAAATTCATCCCGAATTCGGATTTGTTTTGGATTGATGAGTGCGGACATGCCGCTATGATGGAGAAGCCGGATGAATTCAATGAAATTCTCTATAGCTGGTTAAAAAATAAAGTTTAA
- the mraZ gene encoding division/cell wall cluster transcriptional repressor MraZ: protein MKNFIGTYECKIDDKGRLKVPSSLIKQMENFDDKAFVVKRSVFQTCLEVYPMNAWDKVMGKINKLNRFIKKNADFIRMFTAGVKTVELDNAGRLQISKDLITFANLQKDIVITSAGELFEIWDKEAYEKVISINEEDFANLAEDVMGAFDEE from the coding sequence ATGAAAAATTTCATTGGAACATATGAGTGTAAAATTGACGACAAAGGCCGTTTAAAAGTTCCTTCATCTCTCATTAAACAGATGGAAAACTTCGACGATAAGGCTTTTGTAGTCAAAAGATCCGTGTTCCAAACCTGCCTGGAAGTTTATCCTATGAATGCATGGGATAAAGTAATGGGCAAAATTAATAAACTGAACAGATTTATTAAAAAGAATGCTGATTTCATTAGAATGTTTACGGCAGGTGTAAAAACAGTAGAACTGGATAATGCAGGAAGACTTCAGATCTCAAAAGATTTGATCACTTTCGCAAACCTCCAGAAAGACATTGTGATTACCAGCGCGGGAGAACTTTTCGAAATATGGGATAAAGAAGCTTATGAAAAAGTAATTTCCATTAACGAAGAAGACTTTGCAAACCTTGCCGAAGATGTGATGGGCGCTTTCGACGAAGAATAA
- the rsmH gene encoding 16S rRNA (cytosine(1402)-N(4))-methyltransferase RsmH, producing MYHNPVLLKQSVDDLVTNPDGTYVDCTFGGGGHSKEILSRLSDKGKLFSFDQDLDALKNTIEDPRFTLINQNFRFLENSLLMYGVSQVDGILADLGVSSHQFDEAERGFSTRSNAPLDMRMNVMQSLDAKRVINDYDEEQLADIFYYYGELREARKLARDIVHHRKTKSIDTTEDLKKLFSYLPPNKVNKFYAQLFQAIRIEVNQELEVLKEMLVQAYNILKPEGRLVVISYHSLEDRLVKRFLKNGMFEGEPERDIYGNYKKAFELVKSKAIIPDDKEIEENSRARSAKMRTGIKV from the coding sequence ATGTATCATAACCCCGTTTTGTTGAAGCAAAGTGTTGATGATTTGGTGACGAATCCAGACGGAACATACGTGGACTGTACCTTTGGCGGTGGTGGCCATTCAAAAGAAATATTGAGCCGCCTCTCGGATAAAGGAAAACTTTTCAGCTTTGATCAGGATCTCGATGCGCTTAAAAACACGATCGAGGATCCGAGATTCACATTAATCAATCAGAATTTCAGATTCCTGGAAAATTCCCTGCTGATGTATGGTGTTTCTCAGGTAGACGGTATTTTGGCGGATCTTGGAGTTTCTTCTCACCAGTTTGATGAAGCAGAAAGAGGCTTCTCCACAAGAAGCAATGCGCCATTGGATATGAGAATGAATGTAATGCAGAGCCTTGATGCCAAAAGAGTAATTAATGATTACGATGAAGAGCAGCTTGCTGACATATTTTATTATTACGGCGAACTGAGAGAAGCAAGAAAACTCGCAAGAGATATCGTGCATCACAGGAAAACCAAAAGCATAGATACAACGGAAGATCTGAAGAAACTTTTCAGTTACCTTCCGCCGAATAAAGTAAACAAATTCTATGCGCAGCTTTTCCAGGCGATCAGAATCGAAGTAAACCAGGAGCTGGAAGTCTTGAAAGAAATGCTGGTTCAGGCCTACAACATTTTAAAACCAGAAGGCCGACTGGTAGTTATCTCTTATCATTCGCTGGAAGACAGACTGGTAAAAAGATTTTTGAAAAACGGCATGTTTGAGGGTGAGCCCGAAAGAGATATTTACGGAAATTATAAAAAAGCATTCGAGCTCGTAAAGAGTAAAGCTATCATTCCCGACGACAAGGAAATTGAAGAAAACTCAAGAGCCAGAAGTGCTAAAATGAGAACAGGAATAAAAGTATAA
- a CDS encoding FtsL-like putative cell division protein, translating to MAKRTTYRPQKRLTFIDIIKGNFLNRDEIKIHYRYFLLLFVLMMAMIYSNHLVNKKIKIVNALKEETEEYKSRNAYAQSKLIKVKMESELGKEVARDSLMTLESHPHKLLIKLDSTDAKTK from the coding sequence TTGGCAAAAAGAACAACATATCGTCCCCAGAAAAGACTCACTTTTATAGATATCATAAAAGGAAATTTCCTGAATAGGGATGAGATTAAAATACACTATCGGTATTTTCTTCTGTTGTTTGTGCTGATGATGGCCATGATCTACAGTAATCATCTCGTTAATAAGAAGATCAAAATTGTTAATGCCTTAAAGGAAGAAACAGAAGAATATAAATCGAGAAATGCTTATGCACAAAGTAAGCTGATTAAAGTAAAAATGGAATCGGAATTGGGGAAAGAGGTCGCCCGGGATTCTTTGATGACCCTGGAAAGCCACCCTCACAAATTGCTCATAAAACTTGACAGTACGGATGCAAAAACAAAATGA
- a CDS encoding penicillin-binding transpeptidase domain-containing protein: MQKQNEYDNKRKKTLRWGYLFAVVALCVFVMFLARIVILQNTNVQEIKDDYINKNYREATLKAARGNLFASDGSILATTVMRYDIYLDFKTMKDTVYTNNIGALTDSLSKMFGKPRGEFRKKFDEQRKKKNQYYTLVKGLDFDQYDRIRKFPIFKKGKNKGGFIVDRNYKRELATSEIGAGTIGMDNGEFSSGLEGAFSKYLKGTDGKRLEQRINSSQWKPIDYWKVQEPVDGEDVYTTLDLRIQDIAHSALQKQLVNFEAKHGTVIVMEVETGKVRAMVNLRRNDDGEYIDSYNYALKDNIEPGSTFKTISLLAAMDDGFIDENTTVDVGNGIWVYAKQRISDGHGGGTYDISDVLAKSSNVGSAKLITKYYAEKPQIFLDHLKRWKLFDKMDIELPGITKPRIVTPESKRWNAATLASIAYGYSTNINLLQLTTFYNGVANNGKMLKPLFIDKIMKDGKVMYNAKPEVMVSRMASDKAIKMMTHALTKAVEKGTAKSIFTPNLKMAGKTGTARFEYWLPGPMKYRSSFAGFYPADNPKYTCYVMISEPNTSKGFYGATVAAPVFKEIAGKTFLKTPQNIEREMLVDKKVNLNKMVEPNVKVAVNHKQMPNVVGLIGKNVIPQLENLGYRVDFKGVGRIKEQFPLEGTTISKNQRIYLSLQN, from the coding sequence ATGCAAAAACAAAATGAATACGATAACAAGCGTAAAAAAACGCTACGTTGGGGCTACCTCTTTGCAGTGGTAGCTTTGTGCGTGTTTGTCATGTTTTTAGCAAGGATTGTAATTCTTCAGAACACTAATGTTCAGGAGATTAAAGACGATTACATTAATAAAAATTACCGGGAAGCTACTCTTAAGGCTGCCCGTGGAAATCTTTTCGCCTCAGACGGATCTATTCTTGCCACTACCGTAATGCGGTATGATATTTATCTTGATTTTAAAACGATGAAGGATACAGTCTACACCAACAATATCGGTGCATTAACTGATTCCTTGAGCAAAATGTTCGGCAAACCAAGAGGGGAATTCAGGAAAAAATTTGACGAGCAAAGAAAAAAGAAAAACCAATATTATACTTTGGTAAAAGGCCTTGATTTTGATCAGTACGACCGAATCAGAAAATTTCCGATTTTCAAAAAAGGAAAAAATAAAGGTGGATTTATTGTAGACAGAAACTATAAAAGAGAATTGGCCACTTCCGAAATCGGTGCTGGAACCATCGGCATGGACAACGGAGAATTCAGTTCCGGGCTTGAAGGCGCTTTTTCAAAATATTTAAAAGGAACAGACGGCAAAAGGCTGGAGCAGAGAATCAACTCATCCCAGTGGAAACCAATTGATTACTGGAAGGTTCAAGAGCCGGTTGATGGTGAAGATGTTTACACTACCTTAGACCTTAGAATTCAGGATATTGCACACTCAGCTCTACAAAAACAGCTTGTCAATTTCGAGGCAAAACATGGAACCGTAATTGTCATGGAAGTGGAAACAGGGAAAGTCCGCGCCATGGTCAACCTAAGAAGAAATGACGACGGAGAATATATAGACTCCTATAATTATGCTTTAAAAGACAATATCGAGCCGGGATCCACTTTTAAAACTATTTCCCTTCTTGCTGCAATGGATGATGGATTTATTGATGAAAATACAACCGTCGATGTAGGAAACGGAATCTGGGTATATGCCAAACAAAGAATTTCGGATGGTCACGGCGGAGGTACCTATGACATTAGTGATGTACTGGCAAAATCCAGCAATGTGGGATCGGCCAAGCTTATTACAAAATACTACGCAGAAAAACCTCAGATTTTTCTGGACCATTTGAAGCGGTGGAAATTGTTTGATAAAATGGATATTGAACTTCCCGGAATTACAAAACCCAGAATTGTAACACCCGAAAGCAAAAGATGGAATGCCGCAACCTTAGCATCCATCGCCTACGGATATTCCACCAACATCAATCTGTTACAGTTGACAACGTTCTACAATGGAGTTGCTAACAACGGTAAAATGCTAAAGCCTTTATTCATCGATAAAATCATGAAAGATGGCAAGGTAATGTACAATGCCAAACCTGAAGTAATGGTGAGCAGAATGGCATCCGATAAAGCCATTAAAATGATGACACATGCTTTAACAAAAGCTGTGGAAAAAGGAACCGCCAAAAGTATTTTTACTCCGAATCTAAAAATGGCCGGAAAAACAGGAACCGCAAGATTTGAATACTGGCTTCCTGGCCCAATGAAATATCGCTCATCTTTTGCAGGCTTCTATCCGGCTGATAATCCGAAGTATACCTGTTACGTGATGATCAGTGAACCAAACACCTCAAAAGGATTTTACGGAGCAACGGTTGCCGCACCTGTGTTTAAAGAAATTGCAGGAAAAACATTCCTGAAAACACCACAAAATATTGAAAGAGAAATGCTGGTCGATAAAAAAGTAAACCTTAATAAAATGGTTGAACCTAATGTAAAAGTTGCCGTCAACCATAAACAAATGCCTAATGTAGTAGGACTGATCGGTAAAAATGTCATCCCACAGCTGGAAAATTTAGGATACCGTGTCGATTTTAAAGGCGTGGGAAGAATTAAAGAACAATTCCCGTTGGAAGGTACAACCATCAGTAAAAACCAGAGAATTTATTTATCTCTGCAAAATTAA
- a CDS encoding UDP-N-acetylmuramoyl-L-alanyl-D-glutamate--2,6-diaminopimelate ligase, with protein MQLIELLKRIPVLEIHGDDRREISQLVFDSRKVTDNSLYIAMRGTVVDGHSFIASSVEKGANAIVCEEFPENTDENVTYIKVKDSSKTLGQLASNFYGNPSEKLKLIGVTGTNGKTSVSTLLFDVFKNLGYDSALLSTVEIRIADQIIPATHTTPDVITINKILAQAVEEGCEFAFMEVSSHGIAQNRIEGLHFKIAGFTNLTHDHLDYHKTFDEYLKTKKRFFDGLDTESVAITNIDDKNGNVMLQNTKAVKKSYALKTMADYHGRLLEVDFNGMLLNFNGKEFWTTLTGKFNVYNLLLVFGIASELGFEQEEILQAISQLKRVSGRFETFKSDGGIIFIVDYAHTPDALENILDSINDIRTKNERLITVFGCGGDRDHAKRPEMGNIATKKSTLAIITSDNPRTEDPASIIKEIEAGVEPQNFSKYTSIPDRKEAIKMAIKFAEPKDIVLVAGKGHETYQEINGVKHHFDDKETINELWKLMSK; from the coding sequence ATGCAATTAATAGAATTATTAAAGAGAATCCCGGTTTTGGAAATTCATGGTGACGACCGCCGTGAAATTTCACAATTGGTTTTCGACAGCAGAAAGGTTACCGACAACTCTTTGTATATCGCAATGAGAGGAACGGTTGTGGATGGACATTCATTTATTGCATCTTCCGTTGAAAAAGGAGCAAACGCCATAGTTTGCGAAGAATTCCCTGAAAATACAGATGAAAATGTTACTTATATTAAAGTAAAAGATTCATCTAAAACTCTGGGACAGCTAGCTTCAAATTTTTACGGAAATCCTTCAGAAAAATTAAAATTAATAGGTGTTACAGGCACCAACGGAAAAACATCCGTTTCAACTCTTCTTTTTGATGTTTTCAAAAATTTAGGGTATGACTCTGCACTGCTTTCTACAGTTGAGATTAGAATTGCTGATCAGATCATTCCTGCGACTCATACGACGCCTGATGTAATTACCATCAATAAAATTTTAGCTCAGGCTGTTGAAGAAGGATGTGAATTTGCTTTCATGGAAGTAAGTTCTCACGGAATTGCCCAAAACAGGATTGAAGGACTTCATTTTAAAATTGCAGGATTTACGAATCTTACCCACGATCATTTGGATTATCATAAAACTTTTGATGAATATCTAAAAACAAAAAAGAGATTTTTTGATGGGCTTGATACTGAATCCGTTGCTATCACCAATATTGATGACAAAAACGGGAATGTCATGCTTCAGAATACAAAGGCTGTAAAAAAGTCTTATGCTTTGAAGACAATGGCAGACTATCATGGGAGATTACTGGAAGTTGATTTCAACGGAATGCTTTTAAATTTTAATGGAAAAGAATTCTGGACGACTTTAACAGGAAAGTTCAATGTCTATAATTTATTGCTTGTTTTTGGGATTGCTTCAGAACTTGGTTTTGAGCAGGAAGAAATTCTGCAGGCTATTAGTCAGCTGAAAAGAGTTTCCGGTAGGTTTGAAACATTCAAATCAGATGGCGGAATCATTTTTATTGTAGACTACGCCCACACTCCGGATGCATTGGAAAATATCCTGGACAGCATCAACGACATCAGGACAAAAAATGAAAGGCTAATTACTGTTTTCGGATGCGGAGGGGACAGAGATCATGCAAAGAGACCCGAAATGGGAAATATTGCCACCAAAAAGTCGACATTGGCAATCATCACTTCAGACAACCCCAGAACGGAAGATCCGGCATCGATTATCAAAGAAATTGAAGCAGGTGTTGAACCTCAGAATTTCAGCAAGTATACTTCCATTCCGGACAGAAAAGAAGCGATTAAAATGGCCATAAAATTTGCAGAACCAAAAGATATTGTGCTGGTAGCTGGAAAAGGGCACGAAACATATCAGGAAATTAATGGTGTGAAACATCATTTTGATGATAAAGAAACAATTAATGAGCTTTGGAAATTAATGAGCAAGTAA